A stretch of DNA from Drosophila virilis strain 15010-1051.87 chromosome 5, Dvir_AGI_RSII-ME, whole genome shotgun sequence:
GACTTTCTAAAGAAGGTTGATTTGTCGGACCACATCAAGAGCCATTTAAATATACGAGATAAGATTTGCACGACATGCGGCAAGGGATTCACCAGTTGCCATTCGCTCATCAGGCATCGACAAATACATTCGGAAATTAAGAAATTTGTCTGCAAACTCTGTGAAGCCAGATTCTCACAATTTGTAGGCCTCAACTCGCACATGAAACGTACGCACAACATTGTCCGGAACAACGTTCAAAAATCTACCGAGACTGTCGTTCCAGACATTTGAAATACcactttattaaaaaaagtaaTGAAAACAATATATTGCCTTTTAAATTTCCTAGTCTAGCGCTATAAGACGctaatgttatcgatatctgTATACATAAATCGATTAATGTTCGCTATGTTTCTCAACACTAGCCGAGAAGCAGATGAGCAGCTGCATTCAACTTGacgtaaataaattattcGTTTTCGTGCGCTTACTTGAACCGCTAAAAATGGAAATATGCGGCAGCATATTAACCAATACCGACTACACCGAGTTCCACTTGAAGTGCATATATTGTTCGATTGAAAGCGAACTAAAGGATTGGCAACAATTCGTGTATCATACTCGCAATGCTCACCGTTTCGATGATGCGGATGAAGGAAGCGCCCTAAGCGAAAATGAAATCGAATGTGCCCCGGAGGAGCTCTTTGAGACTTTCGCAGACACTGACAATGTCATGTATGTGAAAGAAGAGGGCGAAAGTTGGCCGCAAGAGGAAGAAGTACTTTATGTGAGCAAGATACATATATTTCCTCAAAACGTTTGCCAGTTTTCATTTGACATTATGCATTTTACAGGAAACCATCGACATCTTAAAGCAAGAGGATGACCAATCCCCAATACGAATGGAAGCACCTACGTCCCCTTCCTACAATAGCATAGATGGCTGTTTGGAAAAAATGGACGCAGACAGCTATGACAATGAAAGTCAATTACAGGAGGAAATAGTGGTAAGTAAATTGTATTATGTTTATGTCTATAAAGTATTAAATACTCGAATAAATTTCAGAATAATATGTCAAATGAGAGCGATAACTATGAAGAGGCAAGCGACAAGTCCACTGATTCTGAATCTGATTCTGAACCGGAGGGGAAGCCACTCAGACGTAGCAGAACTAATCCAATGTCAATAAAACGCAAGGTATGAACGTTAACTgtagaataaatatattaatcttAATTCTACTAACATATAACGATTGTAGTTAAAAGTATCATTCATTCGGCAAAATCCACGAGTACTCCACTTCATCGAAGAATTCAAGAAACACCCTTGCTTGTGGAACCCAAACGATACATCTTATAAAAATGAGAAAGCTGAAACAGAAGCCTACAATGCAATTATTGAAGGAATGGACAAGAAAGTCAATGTGCTTTTCACCGAAATCGAATTAAAGAAATCCATACAACAGTTGTTCAAACAGTTCGCGATTGCCACCCAAAAGGCGGACAAGAACCAACTGACCGGAATGGCTGTACGTTATCTGCGTAAATGTAAATTCCTCTCGAACAGCTATTACTCTGGGGCTagcgatgacgacgacgaggagTCCAAGTCGGATGTAATTCAGGTGAAGTGCATATAATTATgtcattaaatttatttattaaatatatttgcatatctTCTTTTAGCTTAACTTTAAGGAGATCAACGATGTGACCACAACCTTCATTGAAA
This window harbors:
- the LOC6625258 gene encoding uncharacterized protein, producing the protein MSSCIQLDVNKLFVFVRLLEPLKMEICGSILTNTDYTEFHLKCIYCSIESELKDWQQFVYHTRNAHRFDDADEGSALSENEIECAPEELFETFADTDNVMYVKEEGESWPQEEEVLYETIDILKQEDDQSPIRMEAPTSPSYNSIDGCLEKMDADSYDNESQLQEEIVNNMSNESDNYEEASDKSTDSESDSEPEGKPLRRSRTNPMSIKRKLKVSFIRQNPRVLHFIEEFKKHPCLWNPNDTSYKNEKAETEAYNAIIEGMDKKVNVLFTEIELKKSIQQLFKQFAIATQKADKNQLTGMAVRYLRKCKFLSNSYYSGASDDDDEESKSDVIQLNFKEINDVTTTFIETFANFPVLYDSSLPDFKSLDARTEAYVKIAQLLAPELRVNETEVHLAIMRLRKWTYMTLRRVKSKELRRACTKTELHYLQLCSFLPPKSESLVINCEYCNKRFFIDYLLRAHLVKVHDVGELPYLCSQCPRRFEKAHDMERHKLRQHCEKMLKCEYCDSTFALKNDLNVHIRVHTGEKPYVCELCGKSFRLKLLLDYHINGFHLNLRPFECDICHQTYRKRVQLKNHMKAHLNIKDKKCDECGAAFTCPTSLSRHRKTVHSNTKSQKLC